Proteins encoded by one window of Taeniopygia guttata chromosome 1A, bTaeGut7.mat, whole genome shotgun sequence:
- the LOC116807733 gene encoding uncharacterized protein, with product MSQIRRTPRHFFLSSYPNGAPEEEISSNLQTIPDTTEQMEFDISSATQVGRQLALMGDEFNRRHHRTLEETLLHLARVVAMSVFQTWNVIKSVIRSCGDVSSNWTKRITGCGGWTCRLPVRCLCQKLLPAALLVAAFWWAINCGL from the exons ATGTCTCAAATCAGGAGAACCCCCAGGCactttttcctctccagctATCCCAATGGAGCACCAGAAGAGGAAATCTCCAGTAACCTCCAAACAATTCCAGACACCACAGAGCAAATGGAGTTTGATATCAG CTCAGCTACTCAGGTTGGCCGTCAGCTGGCTCTGATGGGGGATGAATTTAACAGGAGGCACCACAGGACATTAGAAGAAACACTGCTTCACCTGGCACGAGT GGTTGCAATGAGTGTTTTCCAGACATGGAATGTTATTAAAAGTGTTATAAGAAGCTGTGGAGATGTGAGCAGTAACTGGACAAAGCGGATCACTGGCTGTGGAGGCTGG ACTTGCAGGCTTCCTGTCAGGTGCCTCTGCCagaagctgctgcctgcagccttgCTGGTTGCTGCCTTTTGGTGGGCCATTAATTGTGGACTGTAG